From one Mytilus trossulus isolate FHL-02 chromosome 10, PNRI_Mtr1.1.1.hap1, whole genome shotgun sequence genomic stretch:
- the LOC134686657 gene encoding uncharacterized protein LOC134686657 — translation MSATAFPPNLKPHKFYKLDEHYRRDHAKYGETMTTFGDFGNVYMMDDLTVIKKVKFQNYDFDIDNTVYKKLFNRQHKHIVDHIWAAVYNDIEEIHICTTFFRGGTLEDLLQSRMLLNPVIVQEYLLQILDAVIYLHDKCGIIYLYWTTSNMLFLDPIRKHILISNLSLSVPSNTDFDVGYIKQSLPPCLTPPEIMNGDDSLKLTGVTDCWGLGCMTLEMLIGKQMWYNERHYQKTKLIDKIKTKDISPQQYIHKHIMPGIFHSVLTRCFEFDVRNRIGCEELQNQLKNWKYN, via the exons ATGTCAGCTACTGCATTTCCTCCAAATCTTAAACCTCATAAGTTCTACAAG TTAGATGAACACTACAGAAGAGATCATGCTAAATATGGTGAAACCATGACAACCTTTGGTGACTTTGGCAATGTGTACATGATGGATGATTTAACAGTTATTAAAAAg GTAAAATTCCAGAACTATGATTTTGACATTGACAATACAGTATATAAGAAATTGTTCAACAGACAACATAAACACATTGTAGATCATATATGGGCAGCTGTCTACAATGATATAGAGGAAATTCATATCTGTACCACATTCTTTAGAG GAGGAACATTAGAAGATTTACTGCAGAGCAGAATGTTATTAAACCCTGTTATTGTACAAGAATACCTTCTACAAATACTAGATGCTGTAATTTATCTACATGATAAATGTGGAATTATCTATTTATATTGGACTA CTTCCAATATGTTGTTCCTTGACCCCATCAGAAAGCATATCCTGATATCAAACTTGTCTCTCTCTGTACCTAGTAATACAGACTTTGATGTTGGTTATATCAAGCAGTCTTTGCCCCCATGTCTTACACCCCCAGAG ataatgaATGGAGATGACAGCTTAAAGTTAACTGGAGTGACAGACTGTTGGGGATTAGGTTGTATGACATTAGAAATGTTAATAGGAAAACAGATGTGGTATAACGAAAGACATTACCAGAAAACTAAACTTATAGACAAG ATAAAAACTAAAGATATTAGTCCACAACAGTACATTCATAAACACATAATGCCAGGAATTTTCCATTCTGTATTAACTAGATGTTTTGAG TTTGATGTAAGAAACAGGATTGGTTGTGAAGAATTACAGAATCAACTGAAGAACTGGAAATACAACTAA